Part of the Triticum aestivum cultivar Chinese Spring chromosome 4D, IWGSC CS RefSeq v2.1, whole genome shotgun sequence genome is shown below.
gtttgcaggatttgtaaaatgcaccaacgagccatcttcgatctgacatgattaacatgggcatttgattacaatctagaaacatgtagccttcttcacaagaggttggattggatgaaaaattccctaagaaaactagtacagatgaatccaaaggagaaatgcttatggacaattgtaaccatatgaatcaagcaaccaatatggcgtgggggtgtatgtcctaaaatcctccaaaattccttcagaaatcgtagtacattgtcattgtaaacttgggaaaaggtgcaaaaaattgaacttccttatggttaacatttaacaggaaaggaacatcacctcgatatgcagcttcttcaggcacgaaaagcatctcaggcaactgacaacttggtccaggttggggccgacagattctagtgccaagaccttcactgtgcccagaatctgggtgaagctttgctggatgacagacgaacatacatcttcaaaactagaaataacattgataccaagaaggagaggtataaggcgactgttgtacctgaaagttgtagtatttgacagacgagtagcccaccactgtcaatttcggcgcagaaatgacattgattcttgttggaccttgttgatcaactactagtaatctctcaagtgaaggtgtgtcctcaatgatcatattgtggtccaccttttgttaTCTCTCGTTACAGCACCAGCAACGCACATAAGTttggagagtcctggaggtgatgtgcaaggtactcgaccaattcatcgcctgaagatgaaggaactcgagtgcggtatagccgcggagcaggcgttccatgtcatcctttgggatgcagacggcgatgagctcgaggtgcttcagtcgtggtagaaaaagagcgggtgtCTCATTAAGGGgggtggcagttcatgaacttggcgaggcgcggcgtgggcgcgaagcggagcgcggacgttggcagcaagcgcatatgcccatcattaaaactgagcttctagacctgatctatggcgggggatcggaaccactcatcaagcttggcttggtccttgccattggaacgaaacttgcccgtgataaggcctttgattgggccatggtgactgtcgaggatctgggagaacgcatccaagctttggcgatagccatggcagagctcatgggcgtcgaggaggtcgacaggggcgaggagccatagggggctccaccgccgggaaagggcggctgtcctcgcccggtatttgattgggaggagggatatgatgactatcaacatatcatcggggaggttgtggatgaagtctaggcctgctggagtcgcttgtggttctttctcgacccgcctccgcttgttggcagcctcgttctgcACCTCATCGGCGGCGACGGAAACCTATGTCTCTATaatcacgccgtgctccggtgcttcagcaaccccggcgtcgccactccctccgatggggcacttcggcggcatcctcatacactgacggctttgaggacttagagcggcatcgaggatgcaggcggagagagaggattgtgtgtgtggagaggatggggggtgcggccgctcggcggcgccattaatatagaccagtgggagcgaggcgggcggcggtccaaggctgtctcgcttcccggtgagaacgactgcttaatctctatgaatgaaatctatgcttaattactgaattttagttgcaaaaaatagatagtgctattgatttttagctgcatattttgacaaatcgtagtgtctcttggcttagcgccgaagtctggcattaatttgcataccgtaatctgaaccgtttgcgttgaagagatgcatagatcctgcgttgaacagcttgcatgcttcccggtgagcctgcgcaccggactgcgctggcacgcctcccgttcagtcaagcagctgtccacacggcacctcctatagccattaaaaccaagacacgtggggtcacgtgaatggttaacagaacaaacacggtttgaattatacaaacgtttgagatattaaagtggtagctatttttttcaaaatgcctttgttggttattaatcgagtgcgccttctctcaaaatgggcacgaaaaataccacaacatgtcgggtgccattccatgatagcatgccaagtttcatgaatttcagacgagttgtggatttactagaattaaaaaaccaggtatctcaatgttttgccggcaatcaacagtgcccaggtgtttgaaattctttcccatttcttgcatgggacctaagcatgcacccaaggacagagtgatttttcaaccaatttatatgcacttgagcatgagcatgtatttcaaatttgaattatgcacataaaatgcctagaaaacccagttaatgtacaaaaatgtccaaatgaaccccaaaaaattccaaaacttaacacaacactcctgttgttctatgttggcactagaaattttttgaaaccaataagaggcaatggatatcgtttcgtccccaaaggtggcacgttccatatcgaaaccatcaggcttgttgtgtgaagctctggtttgtgggaagcttatacccaaacctgccccaaatgggacaatttttttaccacggcatgtcgggtgccattccatgatagcatgccaagcttcatgaatttcagacgagttttggatttaatagaatttaaaagataggtatctcaacgttttgccggcaatcaacagtcccctggtgtttgaaattcattcccatttcttgcatgggacctaagcatgcacccaaggacacataattgatttttcaaccaatttatatgcactggagcatgtgcatgtatttaaaatttgaattatgcacataaaatgcctagaaaacccagttaatgtataaaaatgtccaaacaaaccccgaaaaattccaaaacttaacacaacactcatgttgttctatgttggcactagaattttttgaaagcaataagaggcaacggatatcgcttcgtcccgaaaggtggcacgttccgtaccgaaaccatcaggcttgttgtgagaagctctggtttgtgataagcttatacccaaacctgccccaaatgggacaatttttttaccacggcatgttgatgccgctccacgatagcatgccaagtttcatgaatttcagacgagttttggatttactagaatttaaaaatcaggcatctcaacgttttgccggcaatcaacagtgccctggtgtttgaatttcattcccgtcacttgcatgggacctagaaattcacccaaggacacacatgtgatttttcaaccaactttggtgcactggagcatgtgcttgtagttcaaatttgaattatgcatattaaatgcccagaaacccaattaatgtataaaaaggccaaacgaaccccaaaaattccaaaattaaacacaacactcctgttgttctatgttgacactagaaaaaatttgaaagcaataagaggcaatggatatcgttccgtccccaaaggtggcacgttccctaccgaaaccatcacgcttgttgtgagaagctcgggtttgtgagaagcttatacccaaacctgccccaaatgggacaaattttttaccaccgcatgttgatgccgctccatgatagcatgccaagtttcatgaatttcacacgagttttggatttactagaatttgaaaaccaggcatctcaacgttttgccgacaatcaacagtgccctggtgttttaatttcattcccatttcttgcatgggacctagaaattcacccaaggacacatatgtgatttttcaaccaactttggtgcacttgagcatgtgcttgtagttcaaatttgaattttgcacattaaatgcctagaaaacccaattaatgtataaaaacgccaaacgaaccccgaaaaattccaagagtaaacacaacactcctgttgttctatgttgacactagaaaatttttgaaagcaataagaggcaacggataccgTTCCGTCCCCAGatgtggtacgttccctatcgaaatcatcatgctttttgtgagaagctctggtttgtgagaagcttatacccaaacctgccccaaatgggacaaaattttcaccacggcatgttgatgccgctccatgatagcatgccaggtttcatgaatttcagacgagtttttgatttactagaatttaaaatccaggcatctcaacgttCTTGCCGGCAGttaacagtgccctggtgtttgaatttcattcccatttcttgcatgggacctagaaattcgcccaaggacacacatgtgatttttcaaccaactttggtgcacgggggcatgtgcttgtagttcaaatttgaattatgcacattaaatgcccagaaacccaattaatgtataaaaaaggccaaacgaaccccaaaaaatccaaaattaaacacaacactcatgttgttctatgttgacactaattTTTTgttgaaagcaataaaaggcaacggatatcgtttcgtcaccaaaggtggcacgttccctaccgaaaccagttagaagctctggtttgtgagaagcttatacccaaacctgccccaaatggggcaaaaaatTTGCCGCtccatgattacctctcaaactacatgattggcggccggccatcacaagggtttggactagagtcctgcatgccttctgcatccaggagagcacagtAGGGCCAttccgctgttggaaatatgccctagaggcaataataaaatggttattattatatttccttgttcatgataattgtctattgttcatgctataattgtattaaccgaaaaccgtaatacatgtgtgaatacatagaccacaacatgtccctagtgagcctctagttgactagctcgttgatcaatagatggttgtggtttcctgaccatggacattggatgtcgttgataacgggatcacatcattaggagaatgatgtgatggacaagacccaatcctaagcatagcacaagatcgtgtatttcgttttgctagagcttttctaatgtcaagtatcgtttccttagaccatgatattgtgcaactcccggacaccgtaggaatgctatgggtgtaccaaacgtcacaacgtaactgggtggctataaaggtgcactacaggtatctccaaaagtgtctgttgggttggcacgaatcaagactgggatttgtcactccgtatttcggagaggtatctctgggcccagtcggtaatgcatcatcataatgagctcaatgtgactaaagagttagccacgggatcatgcgttacggaacgagtaaagagacttgccggtaacgagattgaacgaagtatggggataccgacgatcgaatctcgggcaagtaacataccgatagacaaagggaattgtatatgggattgattgaatccccgacatcgtggttcatccgatgagatcatcgtggaacatgtgggagccaatatgggtatccagatctgctattggttattggccagagaggtgtctcggtcatgtctgcatggttcccgaacccgtagggtctacacacttaaggttcggtgacgctagagttgttatgggaaatagtatgtggttaccgaaggtagctcggagtcccggatgagatcacggacgtaacgaggagtttcggaattgtccggaggtgaagatcggtatattggacgaagggtattggagtctggaattgttccgggggtaccgtgTGACGACCAGCATgttcgaaaggggtttcggaggccccagcaagcgttggggggccttatgggccaaggggaggggaaaaccagcccactaaggggttgtgtgcccctcccaccccctctcacgtaaccaggagaggtgggggaaCCTCCCCTAGGGCAGTcgcccctcctggcttggggggcaagtctcctaggggtggggcgctcaaaacccatctagggtttccccttggccgccgccccctttagatgggatctaaaggggccggccccctctccccttccccctatatatagcgagggagagagagggcagccgcacccaaaacccttcccctggcgcagccctccctcctcctacacctcctcctcctccgtagtgcttagcgaagctctgccggagaaccacgagctccatcgccaccacgccgtcgtgctactggagttctccctcaacttctcctctccccttgctggatcaagaaggaggagacgtccctgggctgtacgtgtgttgaacgcggaggcgtcgtccgttcggcgctagatcggatcttccgcgatttgaatcgccgcgaggacgactccatcaaccgcgttcttgtaacgcttccgcttagcgatcttcaagggtatgaagatgcactccctctctctttctcgttgctagcatctcctagattgaccttggtgacacgtaggaaaattttgaattattactacgttccccaacagtggcttcaccttgttcagcaaccagaatgtctgtcggctctttctttaccatctgtaatagtacaagtatagaaccctggttcatcattctttatttggtgcttatgtagttcttaaacatatgtacctgtgaatcgaataatgcattggttgtttgaacctgatgaatatgaataaagctatagcctactttcatgtttaaattaggtacaattttaaatagcagcaattaaattagggcgaaattacggtgtgcagttcattacggcacacacggttggtaaaacacaaacatttgcgatatacaccataatccgagatggttcatgGAGAgcaaacgtgtgcaagcatgcacacagttgccgtttgcaaagcgtgtgtgatgtcagacactatcacatacagtgcgggaaaactaaatgtgtgtgattgtctacctatcatacacggtttataatcatgaactgtttgtgatgtgcgaggcatcgtaaaactcccgtgcctggaatctgcctggaaagctcccgtgcctggaatctgcctggttttaggtaaaaccacaaaactccgactgcgatggcaatgcgagcacaaacgagtagcaaggatgaagcgtttgggatattcgagatatcgaaaacggttatatagggacaactgtatgcatcaaggctccctattcccgacggtttctgggtcgtgtgggaaagacccccctaacaccgtcactcactaggcgacggttccaaatgccgtcgtggaaaggtgttaaaaaccgtttgtatagcaccgacacgtacTAGTGCAAGGATAAGTGATCATAGGAGGGTGAACATTTGGATCTCTGGTTTTCTTCACCCTCCATGTGCACATCCAAACACAAAGCATAATGTTGGGCCTAGATGCACACAGATAGAACGGAAAGCCgatggagcaatataccttttgtTCGAATGGTTTACCATTATCTTGGGAGTCGAGGTGTCCATGTGCTGGCATTGGAGTCTTGATGTCTTCCCAATTTTCCATGAAACATTTCTTCACGCGGCTTTGAGGTATTTTTCCTGAGAGATAAAGATGTCATTCCGTTCTTAACGAACTTGGAATCAAAATATTCTTAGTTCCCCcgtcatggacatttgatattttCAGCTATTAATTTGCAAATTATTCGTTGTAACGAGAGTTGGTACTGTGaaggataatatcatccacatatatttaaCACGTGAATAGATCACCATTATAAGATTTGGTGAAGAGAGTGGAATCAGTGGCTCCTAGTTTGAAGCCCTTCTTTTCAAAAAAACTTCTTGAGTGTATCATACCAAGCTCAAGGAGCTTACTTGAGCCCATAAAGGACTTTGTGGAGCCTATACACTCTGTCAGGATGCTTGTTTGACACATAGTTCTTCCTCGATATTACCATTGATGAATGCCTTTTCACATGCAATTGATATAGACCTATATTATGATGATTAACATGGTGCAAAATTTGACACGATTTAAAAGCACATGACTACTTTTGCATGCCCAGAAGTGATCGAAGAGCGTGGGGAAGTAAGACATATGTAACCAGTACATACGTTTCTACACTTTGCGGTACTTACATGTAGAATTATGCTCCCTCAAAAGAAGGTAGAACTATGCAAGAAGACAACTGATTGGTTCGAATGCATAAAAAGTACAAATTACATAACCAGATGACAAACTACCTTAGAAGATTGCGAAATGTATAAAATAATATGGTATTCATGGCTGAAAATAAGACTCGAACTTTAGGATACACTTTTTCTTGCACTGTTGAACCATTTGCAGTTCACATATGGTAACCTTTGCGTACATATTATGGAGGAGTCTCTGAAAGCTCCCCAACCATGCAGGGAGTGTACATAAATGATTCATATATGCCATTTGAATACGCTGTGCAGTAATCTTTTGGGTGTAGTTTTCCGAGGTATTGGACTTTTGAGCTATTCAAATGATAAGCCACTCCTGTAAATGACAACCCTAAGAAAATTACCTCTTTGTACGGGTGAAAACCCAAGAAATAAATGTGACTATACTGTTCTTCACAACCACCTTGGTTACTCATTACATTATCATCATCGGAGTTGCATTCAATATTTTCTTTTAGCGGCACCATCTTTTCTTCCACATCATCATTGTTATTGTCCTCTAAGATCCAAGGTCCATTAATCTCGTGTTGGTAGAAACGCGCCGCGGCCCACAAAGTAGATTCATCAAGCTCGATGGTATGCTTTAGTACCCAATCTATTGGACCGCTTGATTCACCGAGGTTCCAAACGCGAAGAAGGTTGTTGTACTTGTGAATTGTCGCAAAGTACACCCCTTTTTCCGACTTCCCAAGATAAGGACATGCATGTTTGCTTTCCTCAAAATCTATTGGTGTATTAAATACCCGGTATTTACCATCTAATAAAGATAACCTACAAAACACAAATTTATTCGCTAAAAATGTTAATAGTCTAAAATGTTGTAGGTGATATAAAAAATCCAGGAATGCACCATAACTAAAATGTTGATAGTCTAAAGTAAAAAAGATTATATAAATTAGTAAAAAAAACATATCAACGCTATAATGGAAGGAGTTTTGTAGTTATGCacttcgatctagaatacataccTTGCAACAAATGCACCACGACAATGGACGTAAAGCGCGCCTCGCCAATACACACTGTAACGCCATCTTGGGCCCCATTCCATCGGTTGTTGCATACTGGCCATCGTCTTGACAGCCTCTCCTTCCCGGACAAATGACCTCTCCCGCCACTCTCCAGTAGCCGATGAGAACACAGGCAGCGTCCATTGTGACGGTGGCCATTCCGTCAAACGATGCAAGTCATCGATGGACTGTCTTGGCAAAGGTTCTACAGCCGGCTCATCTTGGTCCTCATTCTCTGCGTCCTCCTCGACACCCGACATGTCATCCAGCAAAGACAGAAACTCAACGAGGTCGAACTTCTTGGGCTTGTCGGGCTCGCGGCGGAACAGGAGCACCTCGTAGCCATGCGACAGGGCGGGGTCGAAGACCAGATACGGGACGTAGTTGTTGGCGTCCATGCGCGGGAGACGCTCCCACCGCCTCGTGGCGGTGTTCACCACGCAGTACAGCCATGCGTTGCCGTAGAGCAGGAGGCCGTTGCAGTGATCCAGGATGGAGTTGTAACCCCGGCTATAGTCGGGGAGGAAGTCGAGGTCACCGTAGTCGGGCGCGCCCGCGGGGCGCGCCGACGGACGGGCGAAGAACCGTGGCCGCCAGTGCCCGATGTAGTTGAGGAAGACGCCGCGCACCGAGTGCGGCAGGGGGCGCGCGGGCGCGTCTTCCGGCGGAGCTGTCTCTGCTTGCTGCGGATCATCCATGGCTTCCGCGGCGGCCTAGCTAGCTTGGATCTTGGATTCTTGATGCAGAGCGGATCAGCGGAGGAGCAGGTCAACTGTACGCGGCGTGCTTGGGCGGGATGTCAGCTCAGGTTATAACGAAACTAGAAAGCTTATAGCCCGGCTGCTGTGCTGACGATGCCCAGAGACCCAATGCATGGGATCGGATCGTATCATCAGGCCATCCGGGAAACATGATAATTACTGGAGACTGATTAGTTGGCGTACCGATCGGTTCTCGTTCCTGGAATATTCAATTGGCTTGATCAGATCGCGCccaaaaaggaagaaagaaagaaagatctCGATTCTTTACATGAGTTTTAattatcttatcaagttttgtTTAATGCGTATGCAATTGAGACGTAAAAGAGAAAGGAAAACGCTTGCTTTAGACCGGCTGAAAACAGCGAGACGCAAGCCTCCTCCAGCGATCGACACGCGTCCCTGGTGGCCCCACGCGCCGCTCACCCATCTCCGTCTTATCCACGCAGAGAAGCCACGGCCGCTCATTTTTTCTTTCCTATCGCTGCGTCGGTGCGTCGTCTTCCTCGCACTCACGCATCCCTCCTAcagatccctctctctctcctatgCCTACTGCGAGAGCTCCTTCCTCTttacactccccccccccccgcctccacCCGCCAGGCGACGGACTGCTGCAGCTGCGTGGGGCACCGCTGCGCTGCAGCGACCGCAGTGTCATGAGTCGAGGAAAGCTTCGACACGCGACCACCGCCCGCCATGGCCGTCGTAGATGATGCTGCTGCGATGGGGAGCATCTGCGCATGGCCGTCGAGCTGCGATTTGAGCACGGCGTGGCTGCCTGAGCTGCAATGGTGGGAGTAGCGCTGCGACGGTGACCACGGGGAGTGGGCCGACAGGGACATTGCAACTCCGGCAATGTTGCTTTGAAGATGTCTCGGGGCTGAGATGCATCTCGCCGGAGCTGCAATGGAGCGCTCGTCGGCGCTCCCTCCCACCGCTGCAATGGAGAGCTCGCCACCGCTCCTGGCGCTGCAATGGAGCACTCAACGGAGGTCTCAGAGCTGCGATGCATCTCGCCGGAGCTGCAATGGAGAGCTCGCCGGCGGTGTCCCGGCGCCTCCGCCATGGGCACCGCGTGCTGCGTCGCCACACCTGTCGCCGCCGGCACTGCATCGCAAAATCCGCCATCGTCTCCGGCGCTGCAAAGCACAACCCCCGCTCCGCTCGCAGCTTCCGCCGTCATCACCGTGTGCGTCTTAAcatccgccatggccgccgcgcGCTGCGATTCAACATCCGTCGCCGGCCACCTGTGCTGCGATGTAACATCCGTCGTGGGCTGCCTTGTGCTGCGATGCAGCCCTCACCGGCGTTTGCTGCCGTCGGCGACGTAGCAGCGAACTGCTGCGTGTGCTCGGGAGGAAGAAAGCGATGGACCGACGAACTCGGGGGAGGAAGGAAGCGACGAAGCGTTGACCCATCGAACGGCTTGGGCTGGATAGATCGGACGGCCACCTACCCGACAGATTTCCTGAAGAAATCAGCCGGATGACGCCTAGCACCGGccaaagagaaaggcaaaaaaaattaGGAAGCCTGCAGCTGTCCATATTCCAAAATCTTGGCAGTACTCACGCtccccgctccccccccccccccccgcgccgctggccgctccggccgcggcggccacccACCCAGCCCGCTCGCCTTGATGGCTCGCAGCCGCGGATCCAGCGGTTGCAGGAGCGGCAGTCCTCGGCCTGGCGCGGGGCGGCCTCACCGCAGCGGTCCGTCCCCTGCCTCGGCCCGCTGGCCCCCTCCCCGAGCACGCGGTCTCCAGATCCGGCGGCTCTGCCGCGAATCCTGCTCCGGGGAGAGGCATCCAACCCAGCTCCACCCTTCGGACCGCGGGGCACGCCTGCGCCTCTCCTCCCCGACGGTCTGCAACGCCTTAAATCCATAGTAGTCGCCCCGGTAAGTCAGCTCTGCATTTCCCACTCCGAGGAAGAAGAGGGATGGACGGCGGTCAGATCGCGGAAAAACCGGCGGACTGGGGAGGGCACGTCGGGCAATGGCGCGCGCCGCCAGGCTCTCCGCTTGGACCAGTCTCgcgggcgcacctcctccaaggggCGGGAGGCCTTTTTAAGCCGCTTCAAGGGCAAGTGTTTCCGTTGCCTGAGCAAGCTCCACCGCGGCAAAGATTGTCGTGATCCTCTCCGATGCATCATCTGTGAGCTGCAAGGTCACTTCGGCCGAGAGTGCCCGCGGAACCCTCGCAACGGCGGCCCAGGAGGGGCCGTCCACGCCAGAATCCGTCCGCCTCAACCCCGGATCCCGGTGCGGGAGCGCCTCTGCTTCGACCCGCCACTCCCCTCCCCTGCCGTGGCCATCCCTGCTCCCGCCGCGGCCATGGAGCGCTCCTACCACACCGACCCGTCCAGAAGGCCACGCTCGAGCAACAAGATGGTGGTCTCCTCTCCGGCCATCGAGCACGCGGAGTACATCCTGCGCCAGCACGCGGTGACTCTCACGGCGGCAGATTGCGCGCACTCCATGTCCCCCATGGCAGTGGGGAAAGCCTTCGACGAGCAGCTCCGCACTCCGCCCCATCAGCTGCGGGTGACGGCGCACCACCCGGAGGCCTTCCTGGTGCACTTCGACC
Proteins encoded:
- the LOC123100013 gene encoding uncharacterized protein — its product is MDDPQQAETAPPEDAPARPLPHSVRGVFLNYIGHWRPRFFARPSARPAGAPDYGDLDFLPDYSRGYNSILDHCNGLLLYGNAWLYCVVNTATRRWERLPRMDANNYVPYLVFDPALSHGYEVLLFRREPDKPKKFDLVEFLSLLDDMSGVEEDAENEDQDEPAVEPLPRQSIDDLHRLTEWPPSQWTLPVFSSATGEWRERSFVREGEAVKTMASMQQPMEWGPRWRYSVYWRGALYVHCRGAFVARLSLLDGKYRVFNTPIDFEESKHACPYLGKSEKGVYFATIHKYNNLLRVWNLGESSGPIDWVLKHTIELDESTLWAAARFYQHEINGPWILEDNNNDDVEEKMVPLKENIECNSDDDNVMSNQGGCEEQYSHIYFLGFHPYKEVIFLGLSFTGVAYHLNSSKVQYLGKLHPKDYCTAYSNGIYESFMYTPCMVGELSETPP